A section of the Humulus lupulus chromosome 2, drHumLupu1.1, whole genome shotgun sequence genome encodes:
- the LOC133815515 gene encoding uncharacterized protein LOC133815515, whose translation MAFPSNSQNNMLEGLSTTRAPFFNGVDFPYWKIRMETYLQSIDYDLWHIVSNGPYIPKHVINGVEFIKTYEAYDEEDKKMLSKNAKAKYALICGLDRDVFKNIEQASTAHDMWKMLEVTHQGTNAMKETKIQIYSTQYENFKMKVDETIANMYTCFTTITNGLNSLGKVLSQKEMVTKILRSLTKAYQGKVIAIQEAKDLSTLPLEELIGSLMNHLDSGCSKHMTGDPSRFSIFKSKESGFVTFGDNSKGKILGIGDIGNIYSPCIKNVLLVDNLKHNLLSISQLCDKDFRVVFESSKCSIENASTNEVIFVGERKDNVYVIDVDSFDSKNKCLTVMNDNSWLWHRRLGHASMDSISKLVRKDLVVGLPSIPFVKDKLCDACQFGKQIKTSFHSKKEISTSRPLQLLHIDLFGPSRIASLVGKYYAFVIVDDFSRFTWVIFLKLKNDVLENLVKFCKSVQNEKGYSITSIRSDHGGEFDNDALELFCDEHGFNHNFSAPRTPQQNGVVERKNRTIQEMAMSMLNEISLPKYFWAEAVNTSCYILNRVFIRPNMNKTPYELWKGRKPNIGYFRVFGCKCYILNTKDNLGKFDAKSDVGIFIGYSTHSKAYRIYNKRTNVVEESIHVAFDLESIRMLLAFACHKNFALYQMDVKSAFLNGYIMEEVYVSQPPGFQDHKHPNHVYKLKKALYGLKQAPRAWYDRLSTFLISNGFSMGKADNTLFIKRKSKDIIIVQIYVDDIIFGATNDALCEEFSKCMHSEFEMSMMGELNFFLGLQIKQQKNGIFISQSKYIKDLLQKFDLANAKSMKTPMSTSINMDKDESGKDVDITKYRGMIGSLLYLTASRPNILFSVGLCARYQSCPKESHLSAVKRIFRYLIGTMNLGLWYPKNSNFEIISYSDADFAGCKSDRKSTSGTCHFLGNSLVSWFSKKQNSVALSTTEAEYIAAGSCCAQILWMKQTLKDFDVDFECTPIKCDNTSAINLSKNPILHSRAKHIDIRHHFLRDHIQRGDIMLDFVSTNFQLADIFTKPLSDERFSFIRRELGMTNINEI comes from the exons ATGGCGTTTCcaagtaattcacaaaataaTATGTTAGAAGGCTTAAGCACAACTAGAGCACCATTCTTCAATGGAGTAGACTTTCCCTATTGGAAAATTAGGATGGAAACTTATCTTCAATCTATTGATTATGATTTGtggcatatagtgtctaatggtccttacattcctaaacatgtcattaatggtgtagaatttattaagacatatgaggcatatgacgaagaagataagaaaatgctttctaagaatgctaaagctaaatatgcacttatatgtggtttggatagagatgtgttcaaaaatattgaacaagcctctaccgctcatgatatgtggaaaatgcttgaagtcactcatcaaggaacaaatgctatgaaggaaactaaaattcaaatttattctactcaatatgagaactttaagatgaaagtggatgaaactattgctaacatgtatacttgtttcactactatcactaatggtttgaattctcttggcaaggtactttcacaaaaggagatggtgaccaagattttgagaagtctcaccaaagcctatcaaggcaaagtgattgccattcaagaagccaaggatctctcaacacttcccttggaagaactaattggttcactcatgaaccat ttggatagtggttgttccaagcatatgaccggtgacccatcaagattttcgatttttaagagcaaggaaagtggctttgtcacttttggagacaattcaaaaggaaaaatcttgggcattggtgatatcggtaacatatactctccatgtattaaaaatgtgcttcttgttgataaccttaaacataatttacttagtattagtcaactatgtgataaagattttcgtgttgtttttgaatcctcaaaatgctccattgaaaatgcttcaaccaatgaagttatttttgttggagaaaggaaggataatgtttatgttattgatgttgattcctttgatagcaaaaataaatgtttaaccgttatgaatgataattcttggttgtggcatagaagattaggacatgctagtatggattctatttcaaagttggttagaaaagatcttgttgttggtttgccatctattccttttgttaaagataaactttgtgatgcatgccaatttggaaaacaaattaaaacatcttttcattccaagaaagagatttcaacctctagacctttgcaattgcttcatattgatttatttggtccttcaagaattgctagtctagttggtaaatactatgcatttgtgattgttgatgatttttctagatttacatgggttatatttttgaaactcaaaaatgatgttttggaaaatctagttaaattttgtaagagtgtgcaaaatgaaaaagggtattcaatcacctccattaggagtgatcatggtggagagtttgacaatgatgccttagaattgttttgtgatgaacatggttttaaccataacttttcggctccaagaactccacaacaaaatggagttgtcgaaaggaagaatagaacaattcaagaaatggctatgtcaatgctcaatgaaatctcattacctaaatatttttgggccgaggccgttaatacttcttgttatattttgaaccgtgttttcattaggcctaacatgaataaaaccccttatgagctttggaaagggagaaaacccaacattggatattttagagtttttggatgtaaatgctatattttgaacaccaaggacaaccttggaaaatttgatgcaaaatccgatgttggaatttttataggttattcaacacatagtaaagcttatagaatttataacaaaagaactaatgttgttgaagaatctattcatgttgcatttgat cttgagtccataagaatgttattagcttttgcatgccacaagaattttgccttgtatcaaatggatgttaaaagcgctttcttaaatggatacattatggaagaggtttatgtctctcaaccccccggttttcaagatcacaaacaccctaaccatgtttataaattaaagaaagcattatatggtttaaagcaagctcctagagcttggtatgatcgtttaagcacttttcttatctcaaatggtttttcaatgggaaaagcggataatacactttttattaaaagaaaatcaaaagacattattatagtacaaatctatgttgatgatattatttttggtgctactaatgatgctctttgtgaagaattttcaaagtgtatgcatagtgaattcgagatgagcatgatgggagagctcaactttttccttggacttcaaataaagcaacaaaagaatggaatattcataagtcaatccaagtacatcaaggatctacttcaaaagtttgacttagccaatgcaaagtccatgaaaactcctatgagcacctccataaatatggacaaggatgaaagtggtaaggatgttgacatcaccaagtatcgaggtatgattggttcattattatatttaaccgctagtagacccaatattttgtttagtgttggtctatgtgctaggtaccaatcatgtcccaaggaatcccacttaagtgccgttaagagaatctttagatacttgataggcacaatgaatctaggactttggtatcccaagaactcaaactttgaaatcattagttactcggatgcggactttgccggttgtaagtcggataggaaaagtactagtggaacatgtcactttctaggaaactctttagtgtcatggtttagcaagaaacaaaactcggtagccctatccacaaccgaagccgaatacattgccgccggtagttgttgtgctcaaatactttggatgaaacaaactcttaaggattttgatgttgattttgaatgtacacccataaagtgtgacaatactagtgccattaacctctctaagaatccaatcttgcattctagagccaagcatattgatataaggcaCCACTTCCTTAGAGATCATATCCAAAGAGGTGACATTATGCTAGATTTTGTGAGCACCAATTTCCAACTAGCGGATATTTTCACCAAGCCTCTTAGTGATGAGAGATTTAGTTTTATTAGAAGAGAGCTAGGAATGACcaacataaatgaaatttaa
- the LOC133815516 gene encoding uncharacterized mitochondrial protein AtMg00300-like yields the protein MFDGVIRILKNFKYVSNLSRNLVSLSVLDDADYTVKIERGFMKICRGSIVVLKGIKDSLYYLIGETVTSSNTLAEAPTDHKAILWHKMLGQIGNKGLQVLKKQSLLSNDKMSKVDLCENCVWGKHHRLVFKVGQHNSRGILEYLYVDL from the coding sequence ATGTTTGATGGTGTCATTCGAATTTTGAAGAATTTCAAGTATGTTTCTAATCTGTCTAGAAATTTGGTTTCACTAAGCGTGCTTGATGATGCAGATTATACAGTAAAAATAGAGCGTGGATTCATGAAGATTTGTAGAGGTTCAATAGTAGTTCTTAAAGGAATCAAGGACTCTCTATATTACCTAATTGGGGAAACAGTAACTAGCAGCAATACTTTAGCTGAGGCACCAACGGATCACAAGGCAATCCTATGGCATAAAATGCTTGGTCAGATAGGTAATAAAGGCTTGCAAGTGTTGAAGAAACAAAGTTTACTTAGTAATGACAAAATGAGCAAGGTAGATTTATGTGAGAATTGTGTGTGGGGCAAACATCATAGATTAGTTTTCAAAGTTGGACAACATAATTCAAGGGGCATCCTTGAATACCTATATGTAGACCTATGA